In the Fibrobacter sp. UWR4 genome, one interval contains:
- a CDS encoding zinc ribbon domain-containing protein, with protein MYCSHCGEKNDDGARFCKSCNALLFLVAPTKMPFQSAPRPSADKDAKSAKPVVSRVRTPRIDLQNLNEPKLEASIVKAAKPSPAINPFGDAIVIEDDRMNPFDESADSEEVSQSHWGARITMVLMLIAMLAVVFANISGKATAISDGGNTVYSVFAVMFLAGTILCGVLTLLFTLFSPYKNSKKIVVILIASVAGIVAETAAGSDGMAFVPAIVSTVVSVLLLIFNSGLAIKESVDDEIDFGSVDTEANNNPLL; from the coding sequence ATGTACTGTTCCCATTGTGGTGAAAAGAATGATGATGGCGCACGCTTTTGCAAGAGCTGCAATGCTTTGCTGTTCCTTGTTGCGCCGACAAAGATGCCTTTTCAGAGTGCACCTCGTCCCTCTGCAGACAAGGATGCAAAGAGTGCGAAACCTGTCGTTTCGAGAGTCAGGACTCCGAGAATTGATCTCCAGAATCTGAATGAGCCGAAATTGGAAGCGTCTATCGTAAAGGCAGCAAAGCCTTCTCCGGCAATCAATCCCTTTGGCGATGCCATCGTTATTGAAGATGATCGCATGAATCCCTTTGACGAATCCGCCGATTCTGAAGAAGTATCCCAATCCCATTGGGGCGCCCGCATTACCATGGTGCTGATGCTCATCGCCATGCTTGCAGTGGTCTTTGCTAATATCAGCGGCAAGGCAACCGCAATTTCTGATGGCGGCAACACCGTCTATTCCGTCTTTGCCGTGATGTTCCTGGCGGGAACGATTCTGTGTGGCGTGCTGACCTTGCTTTTCACCCTTTTCAGCCCTTACAAGAATTCCAAAAAGATTGTCGTGATCCTGATTGCTTCTGTGGCGGGAATCGTTGCTGAAACGGCTGCAGGTAGTGATGGAATGGCTTTTGTTCCGGCCATTGTATCCACGGTAGTTTCCGTTCTGCTGTTGATTTTCAATAGTGGCCTTGCCATCAAGGAGTCTGTAGACGACGAAATTGACTTCGGTTCTGTTGACACTGAAGCCAATAACAATCCTCTGCTTTAA
- a CDS encoding FISUMP domain-containing protein: MLTDDCSSTRNVKDSELGSYLMKNATKFEYGTLVDDRDGEIYCTVRIGNQMWMAENLRYVSVGGVADDDKDSFVYGEVESNVDRYGRLYTWDAALKVAPEGWHLPSDEEWGVLCDYLASMGDELPGNALKASSFWEEKYGVSMGTDSSGFAAVPAGGRYSMGYFHDANRHAYFWTSDSEGREYAKYRCLCCRGGQVSCDYSYRSDAFSVRCVRDI, encoded by the coding sequence ATGCTTACGGATGATTGTTCTAGTACAAGAAATGTAAAAGATAGCGAGTTAGGTTCTTACCTCATGAAGAACGCCACGAAATTCGAATACGGGACCTTGGTAGATGATCGTGATGGGGAAATTTACTGTACCGTAAGGATTGGAAATCAAATGTGGATGGCCGAAAACCTTCGTTACGTATCCGTTGGCGGTGTGGCTGACGATGATAAGGATAGCTTTGTCTATGGCGAAGTGGAATCCAATGTGGATCGGTATGGACGTCTCTACACTTGGGATGCCGCCCTGAAAGTTGCTCCGGAAGGTTGGCATCTTCCTTCGGACGAGGAATGGGGCGTTCTATGTGATTATCTTGCCTCTATGGGGGACGAACTCCCTGGAAACGCCTTGAAGGCATCTTCTTTCTGGGAAGAAAAGTATGGCGTCTCCATGGGGACGGATTCCTCGGGTTTTGCGGCGGTTCCTGCGGGTGGCCGCTACAGCATGGGTTACTTCCATGACGCAAATCGTCATGCCTATTTCTGGACATCCGACTCGGAAGGTCGCGAATATGCCAAATATCGGTGCCTTTGCTGCCGCGGAGGGCAGGTCAGTTGCGATTATTCCTACAGAAGTGACGCTTTTTCCGTTCGTTGCGTTCGGGATATCTAG
- a CDS encoding outer membrane beta-barrel protein: MKKTMLIFCLLIAGLFTTQALAENYWPKSYFVQAGVNGGYSNGDLNERALSLEDTTGEMMKVYPPDIGFLISPEIVAGVNMRFFSLSILFQYTTRSTDMVDFDDDKETDMTFWRFGFEFVYNINWPEDFQVGLGLGYSFSTLKASSSSFIDDEAYNTEYMGLGVNFILNAHYYFTEHIAIVPSVKIYENWFKNIYTKASELCDADPYLWQTFFTAGLSIQYQF; this comes from the coding sequence ATGAAGAAGACGATGCTCATTTTCTGTCTACTGATTGCGGGACTGTTTACCACACAGGCCCTTGCCGAAAATTATTGGCCAAAGTCCTATTTCGTACAAGCAGGCGTCAACGGCGGCTACAGCAACGGTGACTTGAACGAGAGAGCTCTCTCCCTGGAAGACACAACCGGCGAAATGATGAAAGTCTATCCGCCGGACATCGGCTTCCTGATTTCTCCGGAAATCGTTGCCGGCGTGAACATGCGTTTCTTCTCCCTGTCCATTCTTTTCCAGTACACCACCCGATCAACGGATATGGTAGACTTTGATGACGACAAAGAAACGGACATGACTTTCTGGCGTTTCGGTTTTGAATTCGTCTACAACATCAACTGGCCGGAAGACTTCCAGGTCGGTCTGGGATTAGGCTATTCCTTTTCCACTCTGAAAGCGAGCAGTTCATCCTTCATAGACGACGAAGCCTACAACACGGAATACATGGGACTTGGGGTAAACTTCATCCTCAACGCCCACTATTACTTTACCGAGCACATCGCGATTGTTCCGTCCGTGAAAATTTACGAGAACTGGTTCAAGAACATCTACACCAAGGCTTCAGAGCTT
- the nadA gene encoding quinolinate synthase NadA: protein MTAEELYNRLKTIQPGAVLCTYSMEKVEQMLPIINEINELKKERDAVILAHSYVAPEIILGVADYDGDSFKLSQDATKVEAKTIVFSAVRFMGETAKILNPTKDVLIPGPLTGCSLADSITGAEVRALREKYPDHTFVCYINTTADVKANCDVCVTSSNVMKIVSSLENDKIVFVPDGLMGQNLIEEMKRKGIKKEIVLHSGCCYVHETYDSELINFFRSQNPGLKVVSHPECHPGVALLSDYVGSTGQMVTYIKDQPEGTPFLLLTECGLNARMQYEFPNKRFIGSCSMCKYMKSNSLENILETLRHPEAAQHVELDEATRVAAKKCIDAMFYYAAK, encoded by the coding sequence ATGACTGCAGAAGAACTTTACAATCGTCTTAAGACTATCCAGCCCGGCGCTGTCCTTTGCACCTATTCCATGGAAAAAGTGGAACAGATGCTTCCCATCATCAACGAAATCAACGAACTGAAGAAGGAGCGCGACGCCGTGATTCTCGCCCACAGTTACGTTGCCCCGGAAATCATCCTGGGCGTTGCCGACTACGATGGCGACTCCTTCAAGCTGAGTCAGGACGCCACCAAGGTGGAAGCAAAGACCATCGTGTTCTCCGCAGTCCGTTTCATGGGCGAAACCGCAAAGATTCTGAACCCCACCAAGGACGTTCTGATTCCGGGTCCTCTTACCGGTTGTAGTCTGGCCGACTCCATTACCGGAGCCGAAGTCCGCGCCCTCCGCGAAAAGTATCCCGACCACACTTTCGTCTGCTACATCAACACCACCGCCGACGTGAAGGCAAACTGCGACGTCTGCGTCACCAGCTCCAACGTGATGAAGATCGTAAGCAGTCTGGAAAACGACAAGATCGTGTTCGTCCCCGATGGCCTCATGGGCCAGAACCTCATCGAAGAAATGAAGCGCAAGGGAATCAAGAAGGAAATCGTGCTCCACAGCGGTTGCTGCTACGTGCATGAAACCTACGATTCCGAACTGATCAACTTCTTCCGCAGCCAGAACCCGGGCCTGAAGGTGGTGAGCCACCCCGAATGCCACCCGGGCGTCGCCCTCCTCAGCGATTACGTGGGCAGCACCGGCCAGATGGTCACCTACATCAAGGACCAGCCCGAAGGCACCCCGTTCCTGCTCCTCACCGAATGCGGTCTCAATGCCCGTATGCAGTACGAATTCCCCAACAAGCGCTTCATCGGTAGCTGCAGCATGTGCAAGTACATGAAGTCCAACTCCCTGGAAAACATCCTGGAAACCCTGCGCCATCCGGAAGCAGCCCAGCATGTGGAACTGGACGAAGCCACCCGCGTCGCCGCCAAGAAGTGCATCGACGCCATGTTCTATTACGCAGCTAAGTAG